The Helicobacter canis genomic sequence CTAAATAGCACGCTTATGCCGCCATTGACAAACGCGCTAAAGCCCTTTGCTAGCACAGAATCTAGCGCATTTGGATCTTCTTGCACCTCTTTGCCATATACCCCAATCCCAAGCCCAAATCCACCAAACACCCCAAAATCCACCCCCCCTAGTGTATAAAAATACGATACCACATCACTATTGACAAGAAAATGCGAAGTTGCGATACTCTCAATCCCTGTGGGACGCACACTCATCGTATAGTCTAAATACAGCCGCACAATTAGTGGTGTAAAAAACCTATACTGATACCCACCTCTCCCAGATACGCTTAGGGCAGGGTAGGTGGTGGGCTTGCTATGTGGAGTGAGATCTTGCTGGAGTGCTAGCAATGCTCCTGCCCCGACAAATACTTGTGAAGTAGGGGTTGTAAATTTAGATTCTAGTGGGGTTGCTTGTAGCCACGCTAAGCACGCTAGGGCTACTAGGCTAATTCGCACTATGCTACGCACTTGTTGCATCACTATCCTTATGCTAGCATTTGATCCTTAGAGACTTTATAGAAGCGTTTGATTTTATCATCGATTGGGGCTAGGATTCTGTAAAACACAGGGACAATCAGCAAGCTTAAGAACATCGAGACAATAAGCCCCCCAATCATACAAATCCCAATGGCTGATTTCATCGATGAGCCCTGCCCTGTGGCAAAGGCTAGGGGCAGCATACCAAAGACCATAGCGATAGTTGTCATAAGGATCGGGCGCAATCGCAGCTCACCAGCTAGTAAAATCGCTTCAGCTATGCTATATCCCTCTTCACGCTTTTCATTTGCCACATCAATAAGCAAGGTAGCGTTTTTCCCCACCATACCAATGAGCAAGATAAGCCCCATAAGCGAGAACATACTAAGCGGCTGCCCCACAAGCCCCAACGCGAAAAATGCACCTGAAAAGCTTAGGGGCATTGTTACCATAATGATGATTGGCTCTAAGATAGATTCATACAAGGCAGCTAGGATTAGGTAGATAAGCACAAAGGCAGTTGCCACAGCTATGGCAAAGGCTTCTTGCGTCTCTGCTAGATTATCTGCCTCTCCGCTAAAGACATAGCCCACGCCCTCGCTCGCCCATTCACTGCGCTTTTCATCAATGGTGCGCAGCAAGGTCGCTAGATCTACCTTTTTGCCATCTTTGACCGCTGGGTTGGCATAGATAGTGATACTGCGCTGGCGATTGTAGCGATTGATGATAGAAGGCGTGCTAGATTGCTCTATCTCTACAAGCCCATCGATAAAGATGCTCTCTCCATTAGCAGTTTTAATCTGTATGCGCTTAATGTCTTCTACGCTTAAGCGGCGATTATCCGGCACGCGCAAGGTTATGCTGTATTCCTTGCCATTTTCTTTGTAGTAGCCTACTTTATTTTCCCCGGCAAATGCCGAGCTAATCGCCTGCCCTATATCTTGGGCGGTTATGCCATATTGGTTGGCATTTTGGCGTAGGATATGCAAGCGATACTCCGGCGTCCAGTCAGACACACTCTCGTGGTAATCCACCACACTGCCTTTAAGCGCACCTTCAAGCAGCATAGACTTAAGCTTTGCCGCACTCTCATCAACTAGGGTTTGCGATGGCGAGTAGATAACTACTTGCAAGGCAGAGTTATCGCCACCGCCGATAAGTGGGACTTCTGCTGGGATAATCACAAGCCCATTTGCCTCAGGCAAGCCATAAAGAGTTTTTGCCATATCTCTTGCCCAGACAAATTGATCGACCTTGCGATGCTTTTCATCTTTAAGCTTGACATAGATTTTAGATTTGTTGGTGTTTTGCGTCTTGCCATAGGCGACTTGAATGGTGGTGTATTCTACATTGGTAGAATCTGCCATAATGGCTCTTTGCAGGGCTTCGGTCTTTTTGCGCATATCATAGATACTAATACCCGGCTTTGTCTGCACCCAGAAATACATCTGTGAGCGATCTTCTTTAAGCATAAAATCCATTCCAAGTTTGCTTAGCACGACAATAGAGCCAGCAAAGATACCAAAGACTAGGATTGTTACAATGGTCTTTTGCTTCATCACAACTTTAAGCGTTTTGGCATAAGCATCTTGCATTTTGACAAAGTATGGCTCACTCCAGTGGTAGAATCTAGACTGCTTAGGGCTTACTACAAGAGAGCTTACCATAGGCACCACAGTCATTACTACGATATAGGAGACGCCAATGGCAAGGGCTACGGTGATCCCAAAGCTTTGGAAAAACTTGCCGATAATCCCAGACATATTTCCCACAGGGATAAAGACTGAAAGCAGCATCGCAGAAATAGCAAAAATCGCAAAGGCGATTTCACGCACACCTTCATAGGCAGCCTCGCGCTTGCCCATACCGGATTCTAGCTTTTTGTGGATATTTTCTATAACGACAATCGCATCATCAATGATAATCCCAATGGAGAGCGTGATCGCCATCATTGTAAGCATATTGAGCGAGTAGCCCATCATCTGCACAAGCGCAAATGTCCCAAGCACAGAAATCGGGATAGAGATCGCTGAGACAAGCGTGATTGTTACATTACGCAAGAAGACAAACACAATGCTCACCGCCAAAATCCCGCCCAAAATCAAATCCACTTCAATATCGTGCAAGCTTGCGCGGATAAACTCTGTGGTATCTAGAAATGTCCGCACCTCATAGCCCGGGCTTACTGCTTGGATCATTGGTAGGGCTTTATACACACCATCGGCTATGGCTATGTCATTTGCCCCAGAGATTTTCTGCACCTCCATAATTACCCCGCCCACACCATCAAATGCCGCGTAGGTTTTATACTCTTCTAGCCCATCTTCTACCACGGCAATATCGCGGAGCAGGGTATTATCCGTGATACGGATATCACCGACTTTTTCTACACTTTGGCTATTGCCATCGGTGGTGATGGCAAATTCATTGGTCTCATTGACGATACGCCCGCCATCAAGCTCGGTGTTTTCTCTACCGATAGCTTGGGCGATTTGTGCGTAGGTGATGTTGTATTTTGCCATTAGGGTTGGGTCGGGGTAGATTCTCACTTGTCTCTCGCGGTAGCCATTTAGCTGCACGCCTCCTACACCGCTTACTTTTTGTAGTTGAGGCTTGATGATATTATCGGCGTGCTTCATCAAATCTGGCTGGGAGTGGGTCGCACTGCTAAGGAAAAGTGAGATGATCGCCTGTCCGTTGGTGTCGATTTTGTCAATGGCTGGTTTGCGAATATCTGCGTCTGTAAAGGTAACTGATGAGACTTTGTTGATGACATCACTTACTGCTTGGTCCATAGGCTTTTCAAGCTGGAATTGCACGATGACAAGGCTAGTGTTGCGCACGCTCATTGATGTAACTTGCTTTAGTCCATCAATGCCCAGCACTTGCTCTTCTACTTTATCAGTTACTTTACTCTCAATGGTTGTAGGAGACGCTCCCGGATACACGGTGCTAATTAGCACGATTGGGAAGTCGATATTAGGGAAGAGAGCAGTTGGGATCTTTTTAAACCCAAGCACACCAAAAAATATAATCCCTAGCGAAAACATCAGGGTCGCGATAGGGCGATTGATAGCGAATTTATACATTATAGTCCTTTGTGGTTGTCCTTATGCTAAGCCTAGAATCTAGCGTATTTTGATAAAGCCATCGCCAAAGAGTCCGGGGGTCATCGCGTTATCCACGGCTGCTTCAGCAGTCATTTTGCGTGTAGTGGTATCAATTGCCGGATAGATTTTAGTAATGGTAGCAGTCTTTTTCGCACCACCGCCATCAATGCTATATTCATACAAATCCCCTACACGCACTTTGTCTTGATATTTAGAATCAAACTGCAAGACAATTTTCTTGCTTGTGCTTACAAGGCGCAAAAGTGTCGTAGAAGCACCGCTTACTCCATCGCCTACTTCGATCTTCTTCTCTGCGATCACGCCATCAAAAGGTGCGCGCAAGATACTTTTGTCATAGCTTGATTGGTAGTAGTTGTAATCAGCCTCTAGCTTTTTGAAGTTTGAGTGGTATTGATCTAGGGTGTTTTTATCTATCACATCAGCACTTTTGCTATATCGCTCATATTGCTTTTTGGCAAAGATATATTGCTCTTTGATCGCTTGGAGCTGGGCGGATTTGTCTTTATTGGCAAGGGTGAGTAGCACATCGCCCTTTTTCACAGCAGTATCGACATCGACTAGGATTTTATCCACAATCCCGCCAGAATCAAGGGCTAGATTGGCATCTTGCACGGCTTTGACATTAAAGATCGCATAGACTTCCTCTGCATAAAGCGCACTTGCACAAAGCACGCTTATCACCATTGTTTGTAGAATCTGCTTCATTTTTTCTCCTTATTTAATATATTCTTGGATTTGTTGTCCGCTATAAAAGATATAGTTTGCCTTTTGTAGCTCGTAATTGTTTAGGGCTTGATTGTAGGTGGCTTCAGCGTTGTATTTAGTGCTTAGCGCGCGTAGATAGTCGGTGAAATTTACAAGCTGGTTGTTATACTTTTTGCGCACATTGTCAAAGGAGATGTTTGCGGATTTTAGGCTTGCTTCAGCGGAGGCGATTTTGCTCTGTGCCACTTCAAGGGTCTTGCGATAGAGCATTTCATCTTTTGTCTTTTCGGCTTGTTTATAGGCTAGCTGCTTTTCTTGGGCGAGCTGGGATAGGCGCAGGGCTTGCTTTTGAAAGCTTACGCCTATATCATCAAACACTTTTAGCGTAACGCTTAGACCTATCACATTAGCGTGTGTGGGGAACATTCTTTGATAAAATGAAGCCATTGAAGGATCACTGCCAAACTTCGTGGGATTGGTTACATACTCTGGCTTTTGGATCTGCCACGAGTAGGTATCAGTAAGCGTTATAATGGGGTAGTAATGCTGCTGTTTGTTTTGATATTTTAGGGCGTTTATCTGCTCTTTTAGCGAGATGATGTCTTGTCGCTCGAGATTGTCTTTTAACGCTGGGGTGGTGAGATCCTCGCGCTTTAAGCCATCAAAGTCGATATTGGTTAGGTATTTTAGCATTAGGATATTTTGCTCCACACTTAGGCGCATATCAGCGATTTGGTATTCGTTTGATGAGACTTGCGAGCGCAAAGATTCTAGGTCATCGATGGTGGATAGCCCAGAGTCATAGAGCTTTTGTATGCGTGTCAAATCTGCGCGGACTTGATCAAGCTGGCGTTTTAGCGATAGGAGCTGGGAGAGATTATTAAAATAGCTGTAATACTGCTGGATCACTTGGAGATAGATACTTTGCTTGGTGTATTCTACATCAGCGACTGATGAGCGGTAGGTGGCGTTTTTCTCTCTAATCATATTGATGGTGCTAAATCCACTAAAGAGATCAAGCGAGAAGCGTGCATTTGCCGCTTGGGTTTGGTAGTTACCAAAGTTACCAAATTGCATCATATT encodes the following:
- a CDS encoding outer membrane beta-barrel protein, with protein sequence MQQVRSIVRISLVALACLAWLQATPLESKFTTPTSQVFVGAGALLALQQDLTPHSKPTTYPALSVSGRGGYQYRFFTPLIVRLYLDYTMSVRPTGIESIATSHFLVNSDVVSYFYTLGGVDFGVFGGFGLGIGVYGKEVQEDPNALDSVLAKGFSAFVNGGISVLFSKAHRLELGVKYPLTKLTLPSTPTRDYQEVHILFMYDYVF
- a CDS encoding efflux RND transporter permease subunit: MYKFAINRPIATLMFSLGIIFFGVLGFKKIPTALFPNIDFPIVLISTVYPGASPTTIESKVTDKVEEQVLGIDGLKQVTSMSVRNTSLVIVQFQLEKPMDQAVSDVINKVSSVTFTDADIRKPAIDKIDTNGQAIISLFLSSATHSQPDLMKHADNIIKPQLQKVSGVGGVQLNGYRERQVRIYPDPTLMAKYNITYAQIAQAIGRENTELDGGRIVNETNEFAITTDGNSQSVEKVGDIRITDNTLLRDIAVVEDGLEEYKTYAAFDGVGGVIMEVQKISGANDIAIADGVYKALPMIQAVSPGYEVRTFLDTTEFIRASLHDIEVDLILGGILAVSIVFVFLRNVTITLVSAISIPISVLGTFALVQMMGYSLNMLTMMAITLSIGIIIDDAIVVIENIHKKLESGMGKREAAYEGVREIAFAIFAISAMLLSVFIPVGNMSGIIGKFFQSFGITVALAIGVSYIVVMTVVPMVSSLVVSPKQSRFYHWSEPYFVKMQDAYAKTLKVVMKQKTIVTILVFGIFAGSIVVLSKLGMDFMLKEDRSQMYFWVQTKPGISIYDMRKKTEALQRAIMADSTNVEYTTIQVAYGKTQNTNKSKIYVKLKDEKHRKVDQFVWARDMAKTLYGLPEANGLVIIPAEVPLIGGGDNSALQVVIYSPSQTLVDESAAKLKSMLLEGALKGSVVDYHESVSDWTPEYRLHILRQNANQYGITAQDIGQAISSAFAGENKVGYYKENGKEYSITLRVPDNRRLSVEDIKRIQIKTANGESIFIDGLVEIEQSSTPSIINRYNRQRSITIYANPAVKDGKKVDLATLLRTIDEKRSEWASEGVGYVFSGEADNLAETQEAFAIAVATAFVLIYLILAALYESILEPIIIMVTMPLSFSGAFFALGLVGQPLSMFSLMGLILLIGMVGKNATLLIDVANEKREEGYSIAEAILLAGELRLRPILMTTIAMVFGMLPLAFATGQGSSMKSAIGICMIGGLIVSMFLSLLIVPVFYRILAPIDDKIKRFYKVSKDQMLA
- a CDS encoding efflux RND transporter periplasmic adaptor subunit translates to MKQILQTMVISVLCASALYAEEVYAIFNVKAVQDANLALDSGGIVDKILVDVDTAVKKGDVLLTLANKDKSAQLQAIKEQYIFAKKQYERYSKSADVIDKNTLDQYHSNFKKLEADYNYYQSSYDKSILRAPFDGVIAEKKIEVGDGVSGASTTLLRLVSTSKKIVLQFDSKYQDKVRVGDLYEYSIDGGGAKKTATITKIYPAIDTTTRKMTAEAAVDNAMTPGLFGDGFIKIR
- a CDS encoding TolC family protein; translation: MRYGIALLLCAYAYGLSFQATPPVPESSARVNVSTAPLSEPTNTLATQDKPALGVNELLKQIEDLTKDSTQKVGLKDLLNGADNNYSLQAQMLQAESNKKIASVAKAAFLPRFDVDYGYQHNYKTIENMMQFGNFGNYQTQAANARFSLDLFSGFSTINMIREKNATYRSSVADVEYTKQSIYLQVIQQYYSYFNNLSQLLSLKRQLDQVRADLTRIQKLYDSGLSTIDDLESLRSQVSSNEYQIADMRLSVEQNILMLKYLTNIDFDGLKREDLTTPALKDNLERQDIISLKEQINALKYQNKQQHYYPIITLTDTYSWQIQKPEYVTNPTKFGSDPSMASFYQRMFPTHANVIGLSVTLKVFDDIGVSFQKQALRLSQLAQEKQLAYKQAEKTKDEMLYRKTLEVAQSKIASAEASLKSANISFDNVRKKYNNQLVNFTDYLRALSTKYNAEATYNQALNNYELQKANYIFYSGQQIQEYIK